A genomic region of Gossypium hirsutum isolate 1008001.06 chromosome D01, Gossypium_hirsutum_v2.1, whole genome shotgun sequence contains the following coding sequences:
- the LOC107921696 gene encoding uncharacterized protein, with the protein MEMKMIDVASGGALVNMILQRVSELILTLATNSQQYRPPMEPIRRVHELSTPSIVNKIDELTNVVKNMLAGQTNPARLCGICVKLDHPTDSCLILLEDTTTLVDVVGNFLGPPQRHYDPYSSTYNYQPPKSYLEAIVESLAISTEKFQQKTEAHFQELDQQISKLALTVSHLENQEKFSSQTESNTCQNASTVTVKDETESELVPGMSCDHDVEQEAKPAAPTESTPHKPFVVPPPYPGRLAQVKKKREDKEILKAFRKVEINIPLLDAIKQVPRYVKFLKELCIDKKKLQGNEWVNVRENVSTVLQRKISPKCKDQYRSCVYPERVLEDVLGKVNELIFSADFYIINMEDDYSKNTFDILLGRPFLSTAHTNIDVRSGTLIIEFDGEVVKFNVYEAMGQPSTILNISCVDIIEPLTKFHFEYDEDDGLQTVLCKNLDLNTMDKLDELMTFKESIRETVVFMEAPQFPKSHGKKFELSHFQNKLLHAISQASKLELKSVIETFKNSNRGKGKPEQRSSNTFQSTDDEGIQKMLQGQREKVEIFL; encoded by the exons atggaaatgaagatgattgaTGTTGCTAGTGGAGGGGCTCTTGTGAACATGATTCTTCAAAGAGTTAGTGAATTAATTTTGACCTTAGCTACAAATTCCCAACAGTATCGACCACCTATGGAACCTATAAGAAGGGTTCATGAGCTAAGTACTCCTTCCATAGTAAATAAGATTGATGAACTTACTAATGTGGTTAAAAATATGCTTGCAGGACAGACGAACCCAGCTCGGTTGTGTGGGATTTGTGTTAAGCTTGATCATCCTACCGACTCGTGCTTGATTTTACTTGAGGACACAACTACACTAGTAGATGTCGTTGGGAACTTCCTAGGGCCACCTCAAAGACATTATGATCCATATTCAAGCACATACAAT TATCAACCTCCAAAGTCATATCTTGAAGCCATAGTAGAGAGCTTAGCCATTAGCACTGAAAAGTTCCAACAAAAGACAGAAGCACATTTCCAAGAACTAGATCAACAAATAAGTAAGCTAGCACTTACGGTTAGTCATTTGGAGAACCAAGAAAAATTTTCATCTCAAACCGAGTCAAACACATGTCAAAATGCAAGTACTGTGACTGTAAAAGATGAAACAGAGTCAGAATTAGTCCCTGGCATGAGTTGTGACCACGACGTTGAACAGGAAGCCAAACCAGCAGCTCCCACTGAGTCGACACCTCATAAACCATTTGTTGTACCTCCCCCATACCCTGGAAGGCTTGCCCAAGTTAAAAAGAAACGAGAGGACAAAGAAATACTTAAGGCATTCCGGAAGGTGGAAATTAATATTCCTTTACTTGATGCAATTAAACAGGTTCCACGCTATGTAAAATTCTTGAAAGAACTGTGCATCGACAAAAAGAAACTCCAAGGAAACGAATGGGTAAATGTGAGGGAAAATGTTTCTACAGTGCTACAAAGGAAAATTTCACCTAAGTGTAAGGACCAAT ATAGGTCATGCGTATATCCAGAAAGGGTACTGGAAGATGTCCTCGGAAAggtaaatgaactaattttttcaGCAGACTTTTACATCATCAATATGGAGGACGACTACTCAAAAAATACTTTTGATATTTTACTTGGGAGACCATTCCTAAGTACCGCACATACAAATATTGATGTTCGAAGCGGAACCCTTATTATAGAATTCGACGGTGAGGtggtaaaatttaatgtttatgaggcGATGGGCCAACCCAGTACAATATTGAATATTTCTTGTGTTGATATTATTGAACCACTAACGaaatttcattttgagtatgatgAAGATGATGGGTTACAAACTGTGCTTTGCAAGAATTTAGACCTCAATACAATGGATAAACTGGATGAATTAATGACATTCAAAGAGTCAATTCGTGAAACTGTCGTTTTCATGGAGGCACCACAGTTTCCTAAAAGTCATGGTAAAAAATTTGAATtgtctcattttcaaaataaacttttACATGCCATTTCGCAGGCCTCGAAATTGGAACTCAAATCCGTTATCGaaacatttaaaaattctaaTAGAGGAAAAGGAAAACCCGAGCAAAGAAGCTCAAATACGTTTCAATCAACCGATGATGAAGGAATCCAGAAAATGCTTCAAGGTCAAAGGGAAAAGGTTGAAATCTTTCTATGA